From Fundidesulfovibrio terrae, a single genomic window includes:
- the flgK gene encoding flagellar hook-associated protein FlgK: MLNNLLNIGQSALSNFQVALNVTGGNVTNASTTGYSRRSVDLATNGVTVDGVGTGSTVQAILRSFNAFLERRCLEQSSESSYQNVINSNLAQVEELFNDSDTTGISSSLDTFLTALESLSASASNASSRTETIESANSLAEMLNSLQSSLDSVNSSVDSFISSQVDTVNGLLKQIASVNKAIGGSSSASALYDQRDELVRELATYVDVNASYQSNGQVRLTTGEGQTLVDGANTYSFKVEGPKSTAALSAGSGFDGKLYFEGSSNDEFTVKFLTSGDTSGGSNAATYQVSLDGGKTWVKGDDGNPKVFKAGDVNNKETVDGVSIWFGTATDENTAPSTSLSAGDKFDVMPKSGIYWVTASGGEVNVTPLTGSSSANRLSGGTLAGLFALRDQYVGQYQDTLDSFAENLIWSVNREHSQGAGLTAMSSVTGNYAVTSTSQPLSNSGLHWADKLTSGNISIALYDSSTGDNLSVSALDFSSINPPGISNFDPSVHSLEDVRDAINTTYSGKLTASIADGKLSISAASGVKFQVAEDTSGLLAGLGINTFFSGTDASSVAVSSEVANDTSRLCAGHVNGNGEVTSGDNTTALALAGLAKSSLTFSSSRGSVSNTLSGYLNTLVSKVGADASAASTSYTYASTLSTDLETQRESSSGVNLDEELTRLMQYQQNYQAAAKLIQTASDMFDTILNLK; the protein is encoded by the coding sequence ATGCTGAACAACCTGCTGAACATCGGCCAATCGGCCCTCTCCAACTTCCAGGTGGCTTTGAACGTCACCGGAGGAAACGTCACCAACGCCTCCACCACGGGCTATTCGCGCCGCTCGGTGGACCTGGCCACCAACGGCGTGACCGTGGACGGCGTGGGGACCGGGAGCACCGTCCAGGCCATCCTGCGGTCGTTCAACGCCTTTCTGGAGCGGCGCTGCCTGGAGCAGTCCTCCGAAAGCTCCTACCAGAACGTCATCAACTCCAATTTGGCCCAGGTTGAGGAGCTCTTCAACGACTCGGACACCACGGGCATATCCTCGTCCCTGGACACCTTCCTGACAGCCCTGGAGAGCCTCTCCGCCAGCGCGTCCAACGCCTCCTCGCGCACCGAGACCATCGAGTCGGCCAATTCGCTGGCCGAAATGCTCAATTCATTGCAATCCAGCCTAGATTCAGTGAACTCGTCGGTCGATTCCTTCATCTCCAGCCAGGTGGACACGGTCAACGGCCTGCTCAAGCAGATCGCGTCCGTCAACAAGGCCATAGGCGGCTCGAGCAGCGCCAGCGCCCTGTACGATCAGCGCGACGAACTGGTCCGGGAACTGGCCACCTACGTGGACGTGAACGCGTCCTACCAGTCCAACGGGCAGGTCCGGCTGACCACTGGCGAGGGGCAGACCCTGGTCGACGGGGCCAATACATACTCCTTCAAGGTGGAGGGCCCCAAGAGCACAGCCGCCCTGAGCGCCGGTTCGGGTTTCGACGGCAAGCTCTATTTTGAGGGCAGTTCCAACGACGAGTTCACGGTCAAGTTCCTCACCTCGGGCGACACTTCGGGCGGGTCCAACGCGGCAACCTACCAGGTGTCCCTGGACGGGGGAAAGACCTGGGTCAAGGGCGACGACGGCAACCCCAAGGTGTTCAAGGCCGGGGACGTGAACAACAAGGAAACCGTGGACGGGGTTTCCATCTGGTTCGGCACGGCCACGGACGAGAACACAGCTCCCAGCACCTCCTTGAGCGCCGGGGACAAGTTCGACGTCATGCCCAAGAGCGGCATCTACTGGGTTACGGCCAGCGGCGGCGAGGTGAACGTCACCCCGCTCACGGGCAGCAGTTCGGCCAACCGCCTGAGCGGCGGGACCCTCGCCGGGCTCTTCGCCCTGCGCGATCAGTACGTGGGGCAGTACCAGGACACCCTGGACTCCTTCGCGGAAAACCTCATCTGGAGCGTCAACCGCGAGCACAGCCAGGGCGCGGGGCTCACGGCCATGTCCTCGGTCACCGGGAACTACGCCGTGACCAGCACCAGCCAGCCCCTCAGCAACAGCGGGCTGCACTGGGCCGACAAGCTGACCTCCGGCAACATCTCCATCGCGCTCTACGATTCCTCCACGGGGGACAACCTCTCCGTCTCGGCCCTTGATTTCAGCTCCATCAACCCTCCCGGGATATCCAACTTCGACCCCTCCGTGCATTCCCTGGAGGACGTCCGCGACGCCATCAACACCACCTATTCCGGCAAGCTCACCGCCAGCATCGCGGACGGCAAGCTCTCCATCAGCGCGGCCAGCGGAGTGAAGTTCCAGGTGGCGGAGGACACCTCCGGGCTTCTGGCCGGGCTTGGCATCAACACATTCTTTTCGGGCACCGACGCGAGCTCCGTAGCCGTGTCCTCGGAGGTGGCAAACGATACGTCGCGGCTGTGCGCCGGCCACGTCAACGGCAACGGCGAAGTCACCTCCGGGGACAACACCACGGCCCTTGCGCTGGCGGGGCTGGCCAAGTCCAGCCTGACGTTCTCCTCCTCCAGGGGATCGGTGTCCAACACCCTCTCGGGCTACCTGAACACGCTGGTCTCCAAGGTGGGCGCGGACGCCTCGGCGGCTTCCACCAGCTACACCTATGCATCGACCCTCTCCACCGACCTTGAGACGCAACGCGAATCCTCTTCCGGCGTGAACCTGGACGAGGAGCTCACCCGGCTCATGCAGTACCAGCAGAACTATCAGGCCGCCGCCAAACTCATCCAGACGGCCAGCGACATGTTCGATACGATTCTCAACTTGAAATAG
- the flgL gene encoding flagellar hook-associated protein FlgL — protein sequence MRISQNMIYSSSIQYMNSALTQLARAQEENSTQKKINRPSDDPAGYAEARKLNTIVKTLDQYSDNITTAKSWLNQADSTLVEASTVMTSIKGLATQAATGTLTAANRQQIATQVRDLFSEMLSLANTSVSGNSIFAGQKTDGAAFTQVLSATVKDSSLTQDAVVSVSGASDSSVLVHFSNSGAIGGAAGIAYAYSSDGGTTWTSRTLAAGSSTLTLGGCSVTLKNGSAVTATGSGSGTSLTLRPSALYLGDDQDGATVRQYGASPVSASAEGAFTGNVTVRIASNASLPGPISYSYSLDGGMNWVSGNVSSNARLPVPGGFLTLASNGGSALAAGDQFTIVPDTAKIMVNISPTGSVAINNVGKDVFGGLYKAAGASNASVVFASNAAQNVFETIGSLIGHLETNDMDGVADDLQNLATAQAHLENAAASVGARENRLDFASNTISVLRDNTETSLSAVEDVDVTQALIELSKYQYAYQSVLASSSKIMGMSLLNYL from the coding sequence ATGCGAATATCGCAGAACATGATCTACTCCTCCTCCATTCAGTACATGAACAGCGCCCTGACACAGTTGGCGAGGGCGCAGGAAGAGAACTCGACCCAGAAAAAGATCAATCGTCCTTCGGACGATCCGGCGGGATATGCGGAGGCCAGGAAGCTCAACACCATCGTCAAGACCCTGGACCAGTACTCCGACAACATCACCACGGCCAAAAGCTGGCTCAACCAGGCCGACTCCACCCTGGTGGAGGCCAGCACGGTGATGACCAGCATCAAGGGGCTGGCCACCCAGGCGGCCACGGGCACGCTCACCGCCGCAAACCGGCAGCAGATCGCCACCCAGGTGCGCGACCTCTTCTCCGAAATGCTCTCCTTGGCCAACACTTCGGTGAGCGGCAACAGCATCTTCGCCGGGCAAAAGACCGACGGAGCGGCCTTCACCCAGGTGCTCTCGGCCACGGTAAAGGATTCGAGCCTCACCCAGGACGCCGTGGTCAGCGTGAGCGGTGCCAGCGATTCCAGCGTGCTGGTGCACTTCTCCAACAGCGGAGCCATCGGCGGCGCGGCGGGCATCGCCTACGCCTACTCCAGCGACGGCGGCACAACCTGGACCTCGAGAACCCTCGCGGCCGGAAGCTCCACCCTGACTCTGGGCGGCTGCTCCGTGACGCTGAAAAACGGCTCGGCGGTCACGGCCACCGGCAGCGGCAGCGGAACGTCGCTGACCCTGCGTCCGTCCGCGCTCTATCTGGGGGACGACCAGGACGGGGCCACGGTGCGCCAATACGGTGCGTCACCTGTCAGCGCCTCGGCGGAAGGGGCGTTCACCGGAAACGTGACCGTGCGCATCGCCAGCAACGCGAGCCTGCCCGGGCCCATCAGCTACTCTTACAGCCTGGACGGCGGCATGAACTGGGTGAGCGGCAACGTGTCCAGCAACGCTCGGCTGCCGGTGCCCGGAGGCTTCCTGACGCTCGCCTCCAACGGGGGCAGCGCCCTGGCCGCCGGGGACCAGTTCACCATCGTGCCCGACACGGCGAAGATCATGGTGAACATCTCTCCCACCGGTTCGGTTGCCATCAACAATGTCGGGAAGGACGTGTTCGGCGGGCTCTACAAGGCCGCCGGGGCCAGCAACGCCTCTGTGGTGTTTGCCTCCAACGCGGCCCAGAACGTCTTCGAGACCATAGGCTCGCTCATCGGCCATCTGGAGACCAACGACATGGACGGCGTGGCCGACGACCTTCAGAACCTGGCCACCGCCCAGGCCCATCTGGAGAACGCCGCCGCAAGCGTCGGGGCCAGGGAGAACCGCCTGGACTTCGCCTCCAACACCATCTCGGTGCTGCGCGACAACACCGAGACATCGCTCAGCGCCGTGGAGGACGTGGACGTCACCCAGGCGCTCATCGAGCTGTCCAAATACCAGTACGCCTACCAGAGCGTGCTGGCCTCGTCCTCCAAGATCATGGGGATGAGCCTGCTCAACTATCTCTAA
- the fliD gene encoding flagellar filament capping protein FliD, protein MAIGDATGGLSTSGGIYFTGIGSGTDFSTMIDKLVSVEQTRVATYQTWKQTWADKNTALKSLNTTLLSLRTTLQGMDTMNEFLKKTATSSDTDVLTATATGAADTGTCTFTVKQLAKNKVMVTTSGYSSLTQDINQTQATAKFVYTYKGVTVSNSIPAAATLTDLVNILDAQSSNTGIRASTIYDGSKYYLQFRGLDTGAASDLVISSASTLSGFTSSDFQTTQKNQDALLKLNGWPAASDAYISRASNTVSDLVDGVTMYLKSSGAGTITTETDVDSVVENVSSFVTKINTVITELQDLTKYDSTNKQGSILTGNYSLQMISDVINNITGAVGKGFSTKRDIYSSLSPLGLSTDADEGSDTFGQIVFDEDTFRAVMASNALAVGKIFSAQYLGDTDSSECTYTSFVDGITKAGTYSVNYTVSGGKLTSATINGHQATFSSNSNTITGMYGYDEGGMVLTVNDFTDGTYVNTAYVREGKFTEMVDELGDLTNSTSGPITIIENNYDDIQTNIQKKIDNENVRIAEMAQHLKDQYSRLDTLLGKYSQIQTSLSSQITQLSSS, encoded by the coding sequence ATGGCCATTGGGGACGCCACAGGCGGGCTGAGCACATCCGGCGGCATCTATTTCACCGGTATCGGCAGCGGCACCGACTTCAGCACCATGATCGACAAGCTGGTGTCCGTGGAGCAGACCCGCGTGGCCACCTACCAGACCTGGAAACAGACCTGGGCGGACAAGAACACCGCGCTCAAGTCCCTGAATACGACGCTCCTGAGCCTGCGCACGACTCTGCAGGGCATGGACACCATGAACGAGTTCCTGAAGAAGACGGCCACGTCGTCGGACACGGACGTGCTCACCGCCACCGCCACGGGGGCGGCGGACACGGGCACGTGCACCTTCACGGTGAAGCAGCTGGCCAAGAACAAGGTGATGGTCACGACCTCCGGTTATTCCTCCCTTACACAGGACATCAACCAGACCCAGGCGACGGCGAAATTCGTTTACACCTACAAGGGCGTCACGGTTTCCAACAGCATCCCCGCGGCCGCCACGCTCACGGACCTGGTGAACATCCTGGACGCCCAGTCGTCCAACACGGGAATCCGGGCGTCCACGATCTACGACGGAAGCAAGTACTACCTGCAGTTCAGGGGGCTGGACACAGGCGCGGCATCCGATCTGGTGATCTCGAGCGCCAGCACGCTTTCGGGGTTCACCTCCTCCGATTTCCAGACCACGCAGAAGAACCAGGACGCTCTGCTCAAGCTGAACGGCTGGCCCGCGGCGAGCGACGCCTACATAAGCCGGGCGAGCAATACCGTCAGCGACCTTGTGGACGGGGTGACCATGTACCTGAAGTCGTCCGGGGCGGGGACCATCACGACGGAAACCGACGTGGACTCCGTGGTGGAGAACGTTTCGTCCTTCGTGACCAAGATCAACACCGTCATCACCGAGCTCCAGGATCTCACCAAGTACGACTCCACCAACAAGCAGGGGTCCATCCTGACGGGGAACTACAGCCTGCAGATGATCAGCGACGTGATCAACAACATAACCGGAGCGGTGGGGAAGGGGTTCAGCACCAAGCGCGACATCTATTCCTCCCTGTCGCCTTTGGGCCTTTCCACGGACGCCGACGAAGGGTCCGACACCTTCGGGCAGATCGTGTTCGACGAGGACACGTTCCGGGCGGTCATGGCCTCCAACGCCCTGGCCGTGGGAAAGATATTCTCCGCACAGTACCTGGGCGACACCGACAGCTCCGAGTGCACCTACACGTCGTTCGTGGACGGGATAACCAAGGCTGGCACCTATTCCGTCAACTACACCGTTTCGGGGGGCAAATTGACTTCAGCCACGATCAACGGACACCAGGCGACCTTCTCGTCCAACAGCAACACCATCACCGGAATGTACGGATACGATGAAGGAGGCATGGTGCTTACGGTGAACGATTTTACGGACGGAACCTACGTCAACACCGCCTACGTCAGGGAAGGGAAGTTCACGGAAATGGTGGACGAACTCGGGGATCTGACCAATTCCACCAGCGGTCCCATCACCATCATCGAGAACAACTACGATGATATCCAGACAAACATTCAGAAAAAAATCGACAACGAGAACGTTCGAATAGCCGAGATGGCTCAGCATCTAAAAGATCAATATTCACGACTGGACACGCTGCTTGGGAAATACAGCCAGATACAGACCAGCTTGTCCTCGCAGATCACCCAGCTCAGTTCGAGCTAG
- a CDS encoding anti-sigma factor family protein, whose amino-acid sequence MPQDGGANTPLPKDGATPEDFSVCLDAMTLAAYLDDTLDARERRLADAHLARCRKCGQAVEELRAIMSGLEPDSEDQATVQSVAERAKKLVRD is encoded by the coding sequence ATGCCACAGGACGGCGGCGCGAACACACCCTTGCCCAAGGACGGGGCCACACCCGAGGATTTCAGCGTCTGCTTGGACGCCATGACCCTTGCGGCCTATCTGGACGACACCCTGGACGCCCGGGAACGCCGGCTCGCGGATGCGCACCTGGCCCGTTGCCGCAAGTGCGGACAGGCCGTGGAGGAGTTGCGGGCCATCATGTCCGGCCTGGAGCCCGACTCCGAGGACCAGGCCACGGTCCAGAGCGTGGCCGAGCGCGCCAAAAAGCTCGTCAGGGACTGA
- a CDS encoding RNA polymerase sigma factor, whose protein sequence is MLQERDRSSSIDIDRVTRGEKAAWDQFVDTHAGLLYSVALRTLRMRSQSCGAEDARDVVQDIFLRLVKDDFRLLRSYDRDRASLGTWLTVVARSAAIDFLRRPENGRVTVELDEEMPAERDVRPAGLLDLPPGILSERQGQILRMLFDEDMDVSEIAGALRVQSQTVRSLKHQALTRLREYYGTSRPA, encoded by the coding sequence ATGCTTCAGGAACGCGATCGGAGCTCATCCATCGACATCGACAGGGTGACGCGGGGGGAAAAGGCCGCCTGGGACCAATTCGTCGATACCCACGCAGGCCTGCTCTACTCCGTGGCCCTGCGCACGTTGCGCATGCGCTCGCAATCCTGCGGCGCGGAGGACGCGCGCGACGTGGTCCAGGATATCTTCCTGCGGCTGGTCAAGGACGACTTCAGGCTGCTGCGCTCCTACGACCGCGACCGGGCCTCCCTGGGCACCTGGCTGACGGTGGTGGCCAGGTCGGCGGCCATCGACTTCCTGCGTCGTCCCGAGAACGGCCGCGTGACGGTGGAATTGGACGAGGAAATGCCCGCCGAGCGTGACGTACGTCCCGCCGGCCTTCTGGACCTGCCCCCAGGCATCCTCTCCGAGCGCCAAGGCCAGATCCTGCGGATGCTCTTCGACGAGGACATGGATGTCTCCGAAATCGCGGGCGCGCTGCGGGTTCAGTCCCAGACGGTGCGCAGCCTCAAGCACCAGGCCTTGACCAGGCTGCGCGAATATTACGGAACCTCCCGCCCAGCCTGA